In one Nodosilinea sp. FACHB-141 genomic region, the following are encoded:
- a CDS encoding Rieske 2Fe-2S domain-containing protein, whose amino-acid sequence MQSMLPGAPWLVAHKSVLTTNQPRKISLYGNDYVLWRDGAGEVHALPNACPHMGAMLSEGWCEAAGDGSSRVVCPFHALGFDERGCTVLPGSKQQTLPQLEPLELIVQGDFVWSYGGYEPKVPIPGVLNAIAAEYTFMGSTADCSVETDLLSMLLNMHDYNHQNGTHRDLFRIAEVQFHQFLDQGYESHAYYDMPTAPYSLMEKLRRPDLFLLPSTLSAHMENHFPALVTFHGESSLGRVAQCHLFVPEAKNRTRTYILLFGQAKHPAFNLMGRAYLNFGQVVVDQDAAILGKIYPNAPQKIRLNNEVGMDWVRRNFANFPAVVEPTFSK is encoded by the coding sequence ATGCAGTCCATGCTTCCCGGTGCGCCCTGGCTTGTGGCGCACAAGTCTGTGTTGACCACTAACCAGCCCCGCAAAATTTCCCTCTACGGTAATGATTACGTCCTGTGGAGAGATGGCGCAGGCGAGGTTCATGCCCTGCCCAACGCCTGCCCGCACATGGGGGCAATGCTGTCAGAAGGCTGGTGCGAAGCAGCGGGTGACGGCAGCAGTCGAGTCGTTTGCCCCTTCCACGCCCTAGGGTTTGACGAGCGGGGTTGCACAGTGCTGCCGGGGTCCAAGCAACAAACCCTGCCTCAGCTAGAGCCCCTAGAGCTAATTGTCCAGGGCGATTTTGTTTGGTCCTACGGGGGCTACGAGCCCAAGGTGCCAATTCCCGGGGTGCTGAATGCGATCGCAGCCGAGTACACCTTCATGGGCTCTACCGCCGACTGCTCGGTCGAAACCGACCTGCTCTCCATGCTGCTCAATATGCACGACTACAACCACCAAAACGGCACCCACCGGGACCTGTTTCGCATTGCCGAAGTGCAGTTTCACCAGTTTTTGGACCAAGGGTATGAGTCACACGCCTACTACGACATGCCCACCGCCCCCTACTCGCTGATGGAAAAGCTGCGCCGCCCCGATCTGTTTCTGCTGCCCAGCACCCTCAGTGCCCACATGGAAAATCACTTCCCCGCCCTGGTAACCTTTCACGGCGAATCGTCCTTGGGTAGAGTGGCCCAGTGCCACCTGTTTGTACCCGAGGCCAAAAACCGCACCCGCACCTACATTCTGCTGTTTGGCCAAGCCAAGCACCCAGCCTTTAACCTGATGGGTCGCGCCTATCTCAACTTTGGCCAAGTGGTGGTCGATCAAGATGCAGCTATTTTGGGCAAGATTTACCCCAACGCGCCGCAAAAAATCAGGCTCAATAACGAGGTGGGCATGGACTGGGTACGCCGCAACTTTGCCAATTTTCCAGCCGTCGTTGAACCGACATTTTCCAAATAG
- the ychF gene encoding redox-regulated ATPase YchF: MLRAGIVGLPNVGKSTLFNAVVANAKAQAANFPFCTIEPNVGIVAVPDARLRVLADISSSVETVPARVEFVDIAGLVQGASQGEGLGNQFLANIREVDAIVHVVRCFEDDDIIHVSGSVDPVRDIEVINLELALSDLAQLERRVDRVRKLARADKEAQAELAILEKILPVLNEGKPARQVELDAEAEAIIKPLGLLTRKPVIYATNVSEENLASGNAWVEQVRAVAAAENAQVVVISAQVESELVDLNDEERKDFLEALGVEEGGLKTLIRATYELLGLRTYFTTGPKETRAWTIKAGMVAPQAAGVIHTDFERGFIRAETVAYKDLVAAGSMATAKDKGQVRSEGKEYVVQEGDVMLFRFNV, translated from the coding sequence ATGTTACGAGCTGGCATTGTTGGCCTGCCCAACGTTGGCAAATCTACCCTGTTTAACGCCGTGGTGGCCAACGCCAAGGCCCAGGCCGCAAACTTTCCCTTTTGCACTATCGAACCAAACGTGGGCATTGTGGCGGTGCCCGACGCCCGGCTGCGGGTGCTAGCCGACATCTCTAGCTCAGTGGAGACGGTGCCGGCTCGGGTTGAGTTTGTCGATATTGCGGGCTTGGTGCAGGGGGCCAGCCAGGGCGAAGGACTGGGCAACCAGTTTTTGGCCAATATTCGCGAGGTGGATGCGATCGTCCACGTGGTGCGCTGCTTTGAGGACGACGACATCATTCATGTCTCCGGCTCGGTTGACCCGGTGCGTGACATTGAGGTGATTAACCTCGAGTTGGCCCTGTCTGATTTAGCCCAGCTCGAACGCCGAGTCGATCGGGTGCGCAAGCTGGCCCGCGCTGACAAGGAGGCCCAGGCCGAGCTGGCCATTCTCGAAAAAATATTGCCGGTGCTCAACGAGGGCAAACCTGCCCGCCAGGTGGAACTCGACGCTGAAGCCGAGGCGATCATCAAACCCCTGGGACTGCTCACCCGCAAGCCCGTCATCTACGCCACCAACGTCTCTGAAGAGAATCTGGCCAGCGGCAATGCCTGGGTGGAGCAAGTGCGGGCGGTGGCGGCAGCAGAAAATGCTCAGGTGGTCGTGATTTCGGCTCAAGTGGAGTCAGAACTGGTGGATTTGAATGACGAGGAGCGCAAGGACTTTCTCGAGGCCCTCGGCGTCGAAGAAGGCGGCCTCAAGACGCTGATTCGCGCTACCTACGAACTGCTGGGGCTACGCACCTATTTCACCACTGGCCCGAAGGAAACCCGCGCCTGGACAATCAAGGCGGGCATGGTTGCCCCCCAGGCGGCTGGCGTTATTCATACCGACTTTGAGCGGGGCTTTATTCGCGCCGAGACGGTGGCCTACAAGGACCTGGTGGCCGCAGGGTCAATGGCTACGGCCAAAGATAAAGGGCAGGTCCGCAGCGAGGGCAAAGAGTATGTGGTGCAGGAAGGCGATGTGATGCTATTTCGGTTCAACGTGTAG
- a CDS encoding thylakoid membrane photosystem I accumulation factor: protein MLRWLIAPFSTLAVFPKALTGLSRGFGLACAALVLWLSLGGQPAALAGLTDDNYDGNIFALYAGNGSLVPPKVSLEQSLRYGKPAIVVIYVDDSSDCKKFASVISQLQAPYGRVTNFVPIMADAIPVKDSYEPNEPGYYFKDAVPQTLVFNAQGELVFNEVGIVPYEAIDDVMREVFDLLPRTESEELRRRPINEVNSELVPEQ from the coding sequence ATGCTGCGCTGGCTTATTGCACCGTTTTCTACCCTAGCCGTTTTCCCCAAGGCCCTGACTGGCTTGAGCCGTGGCTTTGGCCTAGCCTGCGCGGCCCTGGTGCTGTGGCTGAGTCTGGGCGGGCAGCCCGCTGCCCTAGCCGGCCTCACCGACGACAATTACGACGGCAATATCTTTGCCCTCTACGCTGGTAACGGGTCGCTAGTGCCGCCTAAGGTCAGCCTGGAGCAATCGCTGCGCTACGGCAAGCCTGCCATTGTGGTGATCTATGTAGACGACAGCAGCGACTGTAAGAAATTTGCGTCGGTTATTTCCCAGCTTCAGGCTCCCTACGGTCGGGTGACCAACTTTGTGCCGATTATGGCCGATGCAATTCCCGTCAAAGACTCCTACGAGCCCAACGAGCCGGGCTACTACTTCAAGGATGCTGTTCCCCAAACTCTGGTGTTCAATGCCCAGGGAGAGCTGGTGTTTAACGAAGTTGGCATAGTCCCCTACGAGGCGATCGACGATGTCATGCGAGAGGTCTTTGACCTGCTGCCCCGCACCGAGTCGGAAGAGCTGCGCCGTCGTCCCATCAACGAGGTGAATTCGGAGCTGGTGCCAGAGCAGTAG
- a CDS encoding GDSL-type esterase/lipase family protein: MALPLPPYLQFRSALHRLQRVPPWALLSLVLNGLLFITAMAMLRQLSQAGDAVLPQANAFAADPQPVAPFEPELGKRHSLDYEQWVALLAAEAEAAVAIDAPSQTVLLGDSLTLWFPANMLPGRRTWINQAISGEKSTGLRDRLYLLDSTSPEAVFIMVGINDLIWGGSEADLVYNVRKMVDYLHQTHPQTRVVVQSILPHGGEMATWEGRDRLVAVSPDLIRAVNAQLKAVAAETGAEFLDLYPLFVNGDGYLRADLTTDGLHLNQDGYMVWRTALALLNETEFQP; encoded by the coding sequence GTGGCTTTACCGCTTCCACCCTATCTTCAGTTTCGCTCGGCGCTACATCGGCTTCAGCGGGTCCCCCCTTGGGCGCTGCTGTCGCTGGTGTTGAATGGGCTGCTGTTTATCACGGCGATGGCGATGCTGCGACAGCTGAGTCAAGCGGGGGATGCGGTGCTGCCCCAGGCCAACGCCTTTGCGGCTGACCCGCAACCGGTTGCCCCCTTTGAGCCTGAGTTGGGAAAGCGCCACAGCCTCGATTACGAGCAGTGGGTGGCGCTGCTGGCAGCCGAGGCTGAGGCTGCGGTAGCCATTGATGCGCCAAGTCAGACGGTTTTGCTGGGCGATTCCCTAACGCTGTGGTTTCCGGCCAACATGCTGCCGGGACGTAGAACCTGGATAAATCAAGCCATCTCAGGGGAAAAATCGACTGGCCTGCGCGATCGCCTCTACTTGCTCGACAGCACCTCTCCCGAAGCAGTGTTCATCATGGTGGGCATCAACGACTTGATCTGGGGTGGCTCTGAGGCCGACCTGGTGTACAACGTCCGCAAAATGGTGGACTACCTGCACCAGACGCATCCCCAAACGCGAGTGGTGGTGCAGTCAATTTTGCCCCACGGTGGCGAGATGGCCACCTGGGAAGGGCGCGATCGCCTGGTGGCCGTCTCCCCCGATCTAATTCGTGCGGTGAATGCTCAGCTGAAGGCTGTAGCCGCCGAGACAGGGGCTGAGTTTTTAGATTTGTATCCGCTGTTTGTCAATGGCGACGGCTATCTGCGAGCCGACCTCACCACCGACGGGTTGCACCTCAACCAGGATGGCTACATGGTGTGGCGCACCGCTCTGGCTCTGCTCAATGAGACAGAGTTTCAACCTTAG